In Streptomyces chartreusis, the following proteins share a genomic window:
- a CDS encoding PepSY domain-containing protein, with protein MKRNIVIATVAAAALIGGGTVAAYAAAGDDDGAATQRQSSVRISDDRGDSADDSAEDRADDRDDKRDDDRDDDSVEVRSDATGAKVTAADAIAAALKHTPGTAVGADLDDDGSRAWEVSVVKGDGTEHDVRVSASDGKVLGAHRDDDDDAREDLAALKGADVDAREAAVAAAAKGTVTDVDLDDDGPAAWSVETTKGEWKVDLGTGKVTQDLDD; from the coding sequence ATGAAGCGCAACATCGTCATCGCCACCGTCGCCGCAGCGGCCCTGATCGGGGGCGGCACCGTCGCGGCCTACGCCGCCGCCGGTGACGACGACGGCGCTGCCACGCAGCGGCAGTCGAGCGTCCGGATCAGCGACGACCGGGGCGACAGCGCGGACGACTCCGCCGAGGACCGCGCCGACGACCGGGACGACAAGAGGGACGACGACCGGGACGACGACAGCGTCGAGGTCCGCTCGGACGCCACCGGCGCGAAGGTCACCGCCGCCGACGCCATCGCCGCGGCGCTGAAGCACACGCCGGGCACCGCCGTCGGCGCCGACCTGGACGACGACGGCTCCCGGGCGTGGGAGGTGAGCGTCGTCAAGGGCGACGGCACCGAGCACGACGTCCGGGTCTCCGCGAGCGACGGCAAGGTCCTCGGCGCCCACCGCGACGATGACGACGACGCCCGCGAGGACCTGGCCGCGCTGAAGGGCGCCGACGTCGACGCCCGCGAAGCCGCCGTGGCCGCTGCCGCCAAGGGCACCGTCACCGACGTCGACCTCGACGACGACGGCCCCGCGGCCTGGAGCGTGGAGACCACCAAGGGCGAGTGGAAGGTCGACCTGGGAACGGGCAAGGTCACCCAGGACCTCGACGACTGA
- a CDS encoding MFS transporter, which produces MSSTPVARPSYAAVLRIPHARRTFAAALLGRLSYGVAPLSVMLSVTRASGSYAVAGVVMALFSGTSVFLSPARAALIDRHGPRRALVPMVAAYSALLVLVAALVWRPGAASPLVLGVVTAFAGACTPPLGPTMRAVWGRLAPDRALMQRAYSLDAVAEELLFVSGPLLVGVLVGFAPPAFGVLLGAALMVVGTAGFVSSPVVRAVPAGKREAGPGAAGRRVLRGLGRPVIAAAGVGLALGVLDLLVVAFAETSGHGAGSAAWVLAALSAGSAVGGLLNGAVAWRSAAGTRLAAQAAGLGLALCGAALAQGLGTLAVAVAVAGVFVSPLITTAYLIADETAAPEARVQAGAWVNTAVNAGGTAGAAAAGVLVGWLPAGVCFAVTGGLMMLTALAVARGATGREKGYGMSRTPEVTR; this is translated from the coding sequence GTGTCTTCCACACCTGTGGCGCGGCCTTCGTATGCCGCCGTCCTCCGGATCCCCCATGCCCGCCGAACCTTCGCCGCCGCCCTGCTCGGCCGGCTGTCCTACGGTGTCGCCCCGCTGTCCGTGATGCTCTCGGTGACCCGGGCCTCCGGGTCGTACGCGGTGGCCGGCGTCGTCATGGCGCTGTTCTCCGGTACCAGCGTCTTCCTGTCGCCCGCGCGGGCGGCCCTGATCGACCGGCACGGGCCGCGCCGGGCGCTCGTGCCGATGGTGGCGGCCTACTCGGCGCTGCTCGTACTGGTCGCGGCGCTCGTGTGGCGGCCGGGCGCGGCCTCGCCGCTCGTCCTCGGCGTCGTCACCGCCTTCGCCGGTGCCTGCACTCCGCCGCTCGGGCCCACCATGCGTGCCGTGTGGGGGCGCCTCGCCCCGGACCGGGCGCTGATGCAGCGGGCCTACAGCCTCGACGCCGTCGCCGAGGAACTGCTCTTCGTCTCGGGGCCGCTGCTGGTGGGCGTGCTCGTCGGGTTCGCCCCGCCCGCGTTCGGCGTGCTCCTCGGGGCGGCGCTGATGGTGGTGGGGACGGCCGGGTTCGTGTCGTCGCCGGTGGTGCGCGCGGTGCCGGCCGGCAAGCGCGAGGCGGGGCCGGGCGCGGCCGGGCGGCGGGTGCTGCGCGGCCTCGGGCGGCCGGTGATCGCCGCCGCGGGCGTCGGTCTCGCCCTGGGCGTGCTCGATCTGCTGGTCGTCGCCTTCGCCGAGACGAGCGGCCACGGCGCGGGCAGCGCCGCCTGGGTGCTCGCCGCCCTGTCCGCCGGAAGCGCCGTCGGCGGGCTGCTCAACGGAGCCGTGGCATGGCGGTCCGCCGCCGGGACACGGCTGGCCGCGCAGGCCGCCGGACTGGGTCTTGCGCTGTGCGGAGCGGCACTGGCCCAGGGCCTCGGGACCCTCGCCGTGGCGGTCGCGGTCGCCGGGGTCTTCGTGTCCCCGCTGATCACCACCGCGTATCTCATCGCCGACGAGACCGCCGCGCCCGAGGCCCGGGTGCAGGCCGGCGCCTGGGTGAACACCGCCGTCAACGCGGGCGGTACGGCCGGTGCCGCGGCGGCCGGGGTGCTGGTCGGGTGGCTGCCCGCGGGCGTGTGCTTCGCGGTGACCGGGGGCCTGATGATGCTGACGGCACTGGCCGTGGCGCGGGGTGCGACGGGACGCGAGAAGGGGTACGGGATGTCCCGTACCCCTGAGGTCACGCGATGA
- the meaB gene encoding methylmalonyl Co-A mutase-associated GTPase MeaB yields the protein MQDVSTLVAQAREGRPRAVARLISLVEGASPQLREVMAALAPLTGNAYVVGLTGSPGVGKSTSTSALVTAYRKQGKRVGVLAVDPSSPFSGGALLGDRVRMSDHASDPGVYIRSMATRGHLGGLAWSAPQAIRVLDAAGCDVILVETVGVGQSEVEIASQADTSVVLLAPGMGDGIQAAKAGILEIGDVYVVNKADRDGADATARELNHMLGLGESRGPGDWRPPIVKTVAARAEGVDEVVEALEKHRAWMEERGVLAERRRARAAREVETIAVTALRERIADLHGDRRLAALAEKIVTGELDPYRAADELVAGLTQA from the coding sequence ATGCAGGACGTCTCCACCCTGGTGGCCCAGGCCAGGGAAGGCCGGCCGCGGGCCGTGGCCCGGCTGATCTCCCTGGTGGAGGGGGCGTCCCCGCAGCTGCGGGAGGTCATGGCGGCGCTGGCACCGTTGACGGGCAACGCCTATGTGGTGGGCCTGACCGGCTCCCCGGGCGTCGGCAAGTCGACGTCCACCTCCGCCCTGGTCACCGCGTACCGCAAGCAGGGAAAGCGGGTCGGCGTCCTGGCCGTCGACCCGTCCTCGCCCTTCTCGGGCGGTGCCCTGCTCGGCGACCGGGTGCGGATGTCGGACCACGCCTCCGACCCCGGCGTCTACATCCGCTCGATGGCCACCCGGGGCCACCTGGGCGGCCTCGCCTGGTCCGCCCCGCAGGCGATCCGTGTCCTGGACGCGGCCGGCTGCGACGTGATCCTGGTCGAGACGGTGGGTGTGGGCCAGTCGGAGGTGGAGATCGCCTCCCAGGCCGACACCTCCGTCGTCCTGCTCGCCCCCGGCATGGGCGACGGCATCCAGGCGGCGAAGGCCGGAATCCTGGAGATCGGCGACGTGTACGTCGTCAACAAGGCCGACCGCGACGGGGCCGACGCCACCGCCCGCGAGCTCAACCACATGCTCGGCCTCGGCGAGTCCCGCGGCCCCGGCGACTGGCGCCCGCCGATCGTGAAGACGGTCGCCGCCCGTGCCGAGGGCGTCGACGAGGTCGTGGAGGCCCTGGAGAAGCACCGGGCCTGGATGGAGGAGCGCGGCGTCCTGGCCGAGCGCCGCCGCGCCCGCGCCGCCCGCGAGGTCGAGACGATCGCGGTCACGGCCCTGCGGGAGCGGATCGCCGACCTGCACGGCGACCGCCGCCTCGCGGCGCTGGCGGAGAAGATCGTCACGGGCGAGCTGGACCCGTACCGTGCGGCGGACGAGCTGGTGGCGGGGCTCACCCAAGCCTGA
- a CDS encoding acetyl-CoA C-acetyltransferase, protein MSSGNGTTSVIVAGARTPMGRLLGSLKSFSGADLGGFAIKAALDRAGIGGDQVQYVIMGQVLQAGAGQIPARQAAVKAGIPMSVPALTVNKVCLSGLDAIALADQLIRAGEFDVIVAGGQESMTNAPHLLPKSREGFKYGAIEMLDSMAHDGLTDSFEGIAMGESTEKHNTRLGILRPEQDEIAALSHQRAAAAQKNGLFEAEITPVEIPQRKGDPVLFSKDEGIRGDTTAESLGKLRPAFAKDGTITAGSASQISDGAAAVVVMSKAKAQELGLDWIAEIGAHGNVAGPDNSLQSQPSNAIQHALKKEGLEVSDLDLVEINEAFAAVAVQSMKDLGVSTERVNVNGGAIALGHPIGMSGARLVLHLALELKRRGGGIGAAALCGGGGQGDALIVRVPKA, encoded by the coding sequence ATGTCTTCTGGAAACGGCACGACCTCCGTGATCGTCGCGGGTGCCCGTACCCCGATGGGACGGCTGCTCGGCTCACTGAAGTCCTTCTCCGGAGCCGACCTCGGCGGCTTCGCGATCAAGGCCGCCCTCGACCGTGCGGGTATCGGTGGCGACCAGGTGCAGTACGTGATCATGGGCCAGGTGCTCCAGGCCGGGGCAGGGCAGATCCCGGCACGCCAGGCCGCGGTCAAGGCCGGCATCCCGATGAGCGTGCCGGCGCTCACCGTCAACAAGGTGTGTCTGTCCGGCCTCGACGCCATCGCCCTCGCGGACCAGCTGATCCGCGCCGGTGAGTTCGACGTGATCGTCGCGGGCGGTCAGGAGTCCATGACCAACGCCCCGCACCTGCTGCCGAAGTCCCGTGAGGGCTTCAAGTACGGCGCCATCGAGATGCTCGACTCGATGGCCCACGACGGCCTGACCGACTCCTTCGAGGGCATCGCCATGGGCGAGTCCACGGAGAAGCACAACACCCGTCTCGGCATCCTGCGCCCCGAGCAGGACGAGATCGCCGCGCTGTCCCACCAGCGCGCCGCCGCCGCCCAGAAGAACGGTCTGTTCGAGGCGGAGATCACCCCCGTCGAGATCCCGCAGCGCAAGGGCGACCCGGTCCTGTTCAGCAAGGACGAGGGCATCCGCGGCGACACGACCGCGGAGTCGCTCGGCAAGCTGCGCCCGGCGTTCGCGAAGGACGGCACGATCACGGCGGGCTCGGCGTCGCAGATCTCCGACGGCGCCGCCGCGGTCGTCGTCATGAGCAAGGCCAAGGCGCAGGAGCTCGGCCTGGACTGGATCGCCGAGATCGGCGCGCACGGCAATGTCGCGGGCCCGGACAACTCCCTCCAGTCCCAGCCCTCCAACGCCATCCAGCACGCCCTGAAGAAGGAGGGCCTGGAGGTCTCCGACCTCGACCTCGTCGAGATCAACGAGGCATTCGCCGCGGTGGCCGTGCAGTCAATGAAGGACCTCGGCGTGTCGACGGAAAGGGTGAACGTCAACGGCGGAGCCATCGCCCTCGGTCACCCGATCGGTATGTCGGGTGCGCGGCTCGTCCTGCACCTGGCGCTGGAGCTGAAGCGGCGGGGCGGCGGCATCGGCGCGGCCGCGCTGTGCGGTGGCGGCGGCCAGGGTGACGCGCTGATCGTGCGGGTACCCAAGGCCTGA
- the mce gene encoding methylmalonyl-CoA epimerase, translating to MLTRIDHIGIACFDLDKTVEFYRATYGFEVYHSEVNEEQGVREAMLKINDTSDGGASYLQLLEPTRPDSTVAKWLDKNGEGVHHIAFGTADVDTDADDIRSKGVRVLYEEPRRGSMGSRITFLHPKDCHGVLTELVTSAPVESPEH from the coding sequence ATGCTGACTCGAATCGACCACATCGGGATCGCCTGCTTCGACCTCGACAAGACTGTCGAGTTCTACCGGGCCACGTACGGCTTCGAGGTGTACCACTCGGAGGTCAACGAGGAGCAGGGCGTCCGCGAGGCCATGCTCAAGATCAACGACACCTCCGACGGCGGCGCCTCCTACCTGCAGCTTCTCGAACCCACCCGCCCGGATTCCACCGTCGCCAAGTGGCTCGACAAGAACGGCGAGGGTGTCCACCACATCGCCTTCGGTACGGCGGACGTCGACACGGACGCCGACGACATCCGCTCCAAGGGCGTACGCGTTCTGTACGAAGAGCCCCGACGTGGCTCCATGGGGTCACGAATCACCTTCCTGCACCCCAAGGATTGCCACGGAGTACTGACAGAACTGGTCACTTCGGCGCCTGTTGAGTCACCTGAGCACTGA